A section of the Anabaena cylindrica PCC 7122 genome encodes:
- a CDS encoding CHAT domain-containing tetratricopeptide repeat protein — protein sequence MGINHPDTATSLSNLGALYSSMARYEKALSFHLQALKIRKNILGINHPDTASSLNSLGVLYESMRSYKEALPLVQKALEIRINILGINHPDTVTSLNSLGKLYESMRRYKEASPLFQKALEIHKNILGINHPNTAISLNNLAGLYGSMGRHEEALPLYLQALEINTNILGTNNPDTANSLHNLGFLYKSMGRYKEALPLCLQALEICTNILGINHPNTAISLNNLALLYSSMGRHEEAYALMLQSSDIELKLLAQIFKISSERQRLTYCQQNYYKFEIFISLVFQSLSHSSEAIQSAFELIQKRKLIVTETSMLQKKYLLSGRYPHLEKLFQEYQAKIQQIITLTFQPFTEAQQKYRHQLIQEQQEMEQELSRQIPELNIEQKLLEIDRRAVASKLPEGSTLLEFVRFNVCDFKAIRANGDSQWKPARYLAFILPAGQPDDVQMIDLGEAENIDRLIKVFRERIRPKPSDGVSRLDEEILNTDNLDEVFENLPQLKQLLFDPIQKCLSEHTQKLIIAPDSELNLLPFELLPGNNHQYLMDDYTISYLNVGRDLIRLKFPSTTQSTQPLIIANPDYNLTDETAVTSQDTPTQTQRSIDTVYSDLHKSQPRGKFAPIPGTGLESVQVSQYLKVTPQTENNALKSLVKLQTSPRILHIATHGYFLTVEKLEEKSNNSKIQLGNLTISTLDNFHQAGMQNLQNPLARSGLAFAGANTALNGGRLPAAAEDGILTAQDVATFLDLSATELVVLSACESGLGEVKLGESVHGLRHAFLQTGAKSLIVSLWAVNDISTAILMGQFYHYYLEDKQPVGKALELAKRYVCNLTVGEMRDTWLTDEKIEYVGRYSEGMEDKLRILRNNSDDYQPYRHPKYWGAFIYLGLTD from the coding sequence TTGGGTATCAATCATCCTGATACTGCAACTTCTTTAAGTAATTTAGGAGCATTGTATTCATCAATGGCGAGGTATGAGAAAGCTTTATCTTTCCATCTACAGGCTTTAAAAATTCGTAAAAATATCTTGGGTATTAATCATCCTGATACTGCAAGTTCTTTAAATAGTTTAGGAGTATTGTATGAATCAATGAGGAGCTATAAAGAAGCTTTACCTCTCGTTCAAAAGGCTTTAGAAATTCGCATAAATATCTTGGGTATCAATCATCCTGATACTGTAACTTCTTTAAATAGTTTAGGAAAATTGTATGAATCAATGAGGAGGTATAAAGAAGCTTCACCTCTCTTTCAAAAGGCTTTAGAAATTCATAAGAATATCTTGGGTATCAATCATCCTAATACTGCAATTTCTTTAAATAATTTAGCAGGATTGTATGGTTCAATGGGGAGGCATGAGGAAGCTTTACCTCTTTATCTACAGGCTTTAGAAATTAATACAAATATCTTGGGTACTAATAATCCTGATACTGCAAATTCTTTACATAATTTAGGATTTTTGTATAAATCAATGGGGAGGTATAAGGAAGCCTTACCTCTCTGTCTACAGGCTTTAGAAATTTGCACAAATATCTTGGGTATCAATCATCCTAATACTGCAATTTCTTTAAATAACTTAGCATTATTGTATTCATCAATGGGGAGGCATGAGGAAGCTTACGCTTTAATGTTACAATCTTCTGATATTGAATTAAAATTGCTGGCTCAAATTTTTAAAATTAGTAGTGAACGACAACGTTTAACTTATTGTCAGCAAAATTATTATAAATTTGAGATTTTTATTTCTCTCGTTTTTCAATCTCTTTCCCATTCCTCAGAAGCAATACAATCAGCCTTTGAATTAATTCAAAAACGTAAACTAATAGTTACAGAAACTTCAATGTTACAAAAAAAATATCTGTTATCAGGACGTTATCCCCATCTAGAAAAACTTTTTCAAGAATACCAAGCCAAAATCCAACAAATCATTACCTTAACTTTCCAACCTTTCACAGAAGCACAACAAAAATATCGTCATCAACTAATTCAAGAACAACAAGAAATGGAACAGGAACTCAGTCGCCAAATTCCTGAATTAAACATTGAACAAAAGTTACTAGAAATAGATCGCCGTGCGGTTGCTTCAAAATTACCTGAAGGTTCAACACTATTAGAATTTGTGCGGTTTAATGTTTGTGATTTTAAAGCGATTCGCGCTAATGGTGATAGTCAATGGAAACCTGCGCGTTATCTAGCGTTTATCTTACCCGCAGGACAACCAGATGATGTGCAAATGATTGATTTAGGAGAAGCAGAAAATATTGATCGTCTGATTAAAGTATTTCGAGAAAGAATTAGACCAAAACCATCAGACGGTGTTTCTAGACTTGATGAAGAGATACTGAATACAGACAACCTAGATGAAGTATTCGAGAATCTACCACAATTAAAACAATTGCTATTTGATCCTATTCAAAAATGCTTATCGGAACATACTCAAAAATTAATTATCGCTCCTGACAGCGAATTAAACTTACTTCCCTTTGAACTTTTACCCGGCAATAATCATCAATATTTAATGGATGATTATACCATTAGTTATCTGAACGTGGGACGGGATCTCATTCGCTTAAAATTCCCCAGTACCACCCAATCTACCCAACCTCTAATTATTGCTAATCCTGACTATAACCTCACGGATGAAACCGCTGTCACTTCCCAAGATACACCTACACAAACCCAGCGTAGCATTGACACTGTTTATTCTGATCTCCATAAATCCCAACCAAGAGGTAAGTTTGCACCCATACCCGGAACAGGTTTAGAAAGTGTACAGGTATCCCAATATTTAAAGGTAACTCCCCAAACCGAGAACAACGCCTTAAAATCCCTAGTCAAATTGCAAACTTCCCCCCGCATTTTGCATATTGCCACACATGGCTATTTTCTGACTGTTGAAAAGCTGGAAGAAAAATCTAACAACAGCAAAATACAACTAGGAAACTTGACTATTTCTACCCTTGACAATTTCCACCAAGCCGGAATGCAAAACCTCCAAAATCCTCTTGCCAGGTCAGGATTAGCCTTTGCCGGGGCAAATACGGCGTTAAATGGGGGCAGACTCCCAGCCGCAGCAGAAGATGGCATTCTGACCGCCCAAGATGTAGCCACATTTTTAGATTTAAGCGCGACCGAATTAGTAGTATTATCCGCCTGTGAATCAGGTTTAGGAGAAGTCAAATTAGGGGAATCTGTACACGGTTTAAGACACGCATTTCTCCAAACTGGGGCAAAAAGTTTAATTGTTAGTTTATGGGCTGTGAATGATATTTCTACCGCCATTTTAATGGGACAGTTTTATCATTATTATTTAGAGGATAAACAACCAGTAGGAAAAGCATTAGAACTAGCGAAAAGATATGTCTGTAATTTAACTGTGGGGGAAATGCGAGATACTTGGTTAACTGATGAAAAGATTGAATATGTGGGGCGATATAGTGAAGGAATGGAGGATAAATTAAGGATATTAAGGAATAATTCTGATGATTATCAACCTTATAGACATCCGAAATATTGGGGGGCGTTTATTTATCTGGGATTAACGGATTAA
- a CDS encoding tetratricopeptide repeat protein produces the protein MSNRIIQQIELLFKNANNLYHQKKYPELMQVLSQIQALIKTQPFFHADTATTFNKLARFYELMGKYQPALSFYQQALAIIKNIVGENSEATASSLEKIANSYEKMLRFEEALPLYLQALEIRTNILGINHPDTAMLLNNLAGLYSSMGRYKEALPLYLQAVQIFTNTLGINHPDTASSLSNLAGLYSSMGRHEEALPLFQQALEINTNILGINHPDTARSLNNLAELYKSMGRHEEALPLSQQALKLIQISWVSIILILQLL, from the coding sequence ATGAGTAACAGAATTATTCAACAAATTGAGTTATTATTTAAAAATGCCAATAATCTCTATCATCAAAAAAAATATCCTGAATTAATGCAGGTATTATCACAAATCCAGGCATTAATCAAAACACAGCCATTTTTTCATGCTGATACTGCGACTACTTTCAATAAGTTAGCCAGATTTTATGAATTAATGGGTAAATATCAACCTGCTTTATCTTTTTATCAGCAAGCATTAGCAATCATTAAAAATATTGTTGGTGAAAATAGTGAAGCTACTGCATCTTCCCTGGAGAAAATAGCAAATTCATATGAAAAAATGTTAAGATTTGAAGAAGCTTTACCTCTCTATCTACAGGCTTTAGAAATTCGCACAAATATCTTGGGTATCAATCATCCTGATACTGCAATGTTGTTAAATAATTTAGCAGGATTGTATTCATCAATGGGGAGGTATAAGGAAGCCTTACCTCTCTATCTACAGGCTGTACAAATTTTTACAAATACCTTGGGAATCAATCATCCTGATACTGCAAGTTCTTTAAGTAATTTAGCAGGATTGTATTCATCAATGGGGAGGCATGAGGAAGCTTTACCTCTCTTTCAACAGGCTTTAGAAATTAATACAAATATCTTGGGTATCAATCATCCTGATACTGCAAGGTCTTTAAATAATTTAGCAGAATTGTATAAATCAATGGGGAGGCATGAGGAAGCTTTACCTCTCTCGCAACAGGCTTTAAAATTAATACAAATATCTTGGGTATCAATCATCCTGATACTGCAACTTCTTTAA
- the holA gene encoding DNA polymerase III subunit delta, with amino-acid sequence MIVLLTGDDEYAIQSQLNQYKAEIDAQWLTLCYHRFPAVQLDKALSVARTRSLTGGKKLVIVENCHLKQWGDPELETLQQLVQVPKSTILVFVANNVDKRLKVYKHLVKYGKLLEFSLIPPWRYDLIEQAIVSLAARLYTNTTDNAVTPKKIKLVLSEEAVTYLAQAIGNDMTRAASELRKLSIYAQGRKLELAEVQELVPCQTQNSLQLAAAMREGKSHQVLQLLDDLLSRSQPLMVIVSTLLTQFRTWLWVKSAMVSGVKKDGELAQVCNINNPHRLYYLRQEVANTSINALARAVTMILDLEMSIKRGADGRDLLVVILGVCRLFQVV; translated from the coding sequence ATGATTGTTTTGCTCACGGGTGATGACGAATACGCGATTCAGTCACAGCTAAACCAGTACAAGGCAGAGATTGATGCCCAATGGCTGACTCTATGCTATCACCGATTTCCGGCTGTTCAGCTTGATAAGGCTTTGAGTGTGGCTCGTACTCGTTCTCTGACTGGTGGTAAAAAACTGGTAATTGTGGAAAATTGCCACCTCAAGCAGTGGGGTGATCCTGAGTTGGAAACTTTGCAACAGTTGGTGCAAGTGCCTAAATCTACAATTTTGGTGTTTGTGGCTAATAATGTCGATAAGCGGCTGAAGGTCTACAAACATCTAGTCAAGTATGGGAAGTTGTTGGAGTTTTCGTTGATACCACCTTGGCGGTATGATTTGATTGAACAGGCGATAGTTTCGCTGGCTGCAAGACTCTACACGAATACCACAGATAATGCTGTTACACCTAAGAAAATTAAACTGGTGCTGTCGGAGGAGGCGGTGACATATTTAGCACAGGCTATTGGTAATGATATGACTCGTGCTGCTTCTGAGTTACGCAAACTGTCTATCTATGCTCAGGGTAGAAAGTTAGAGCTTGCGGAGGTACAGGAGTTAGTTCCATGTCAAACTCAGAATAGCCTACAATTGGCTGCGGCTATGCGTGAAGGAAAAAGCCATCAAGTTTTGCAGTTGTTGGATGATTTACTGTCTCGTTCTCAACCTTTAATGGTGATTGTCAGCACTCTTTTAACGCAGTTTAGAACTTGGTTATGGGTGAAGTCTGCGATGGTTTCTGGGGTGAAGAAGGATGGTGAATTAGCTCAAGTTTGTAATATCAATAATCCTCATCGCCTTTATTATTTGCGTCAGGAGGTAGCGAATACAAGTATCAATGCTTTGGCTAGGGCGGTGACTATGATTTTGGATTTGGAGATGTCTATTAAAAGGGGTGCTGATGGTAGGGATTTATTGGTGGTGATTCTTGGTGTTTGTAGGTTGTTTCAGGTCGTTTAA
- the dnaX gene encoding DNA polymerase III subunit gamma/tau: MSTVALHQKYRPQTLAELVGQPYIKTALTNAIKHLQIAPAYLLTGSRGTGKTSTARIFAKSLNCLNTKKPTDKPCGICQSCRSIETSNSLDVSEIDAASNNGVDDARALIERCTLAPIAGRYRIFILDECHCLTGNAFNALLKCIEEPPPHVVFILCTTEQHKVLPTIVSRCQVFNFRTLSIQTIVQHLRIIADAESISINEEALIAIARLSDGGLRDALQLLGQASLLDVDITAHHVMEIVGGVTEAELMAILQAISTNNTFNLLQVARELVDSGKTPKLIISNLLQTYRDLLIIKSAPQEQALLTGCVSHTQLKAFAKHWNFETLNLSLAELQKAENYLRYTVNAAVWLEVCLLNLLPGLLPGGATKTVNLKPGHDGKLLPTFGTYTINKVTDKPVDDPGKDSLLPAVATNTANTSNTANLAQIWQQVMDKAKPNHQKLLAHANLVKLQGSKAILEVTPAYLQKFENSKEAIAKMLQRATQSPKPLTVLIKTANLSNNGRVRG, translated from the coding sequence ATGTCTACAGTCGCTCTACATCAAAAATATCGCCCCCAAACTTTAGCCGAATTGGTTGGACAACCCTACATTAAAACTGCTCTCACTAATGCTATCAAACACCTGCAAATTGCCCCAGCTTATTTATTAACAGGTTCTAGAGGTACAGGTAAAACTTCGACTGCACGCATATTTGCTAAATCTCTGAATTGCCTCAACACTAAAAAACCAACTGATAAACCTTGTGGAATTTGTCAATCTTGTCGTTCAATTGAAACTAGCAATAGTTTAGATGTGAGTGAAATTGATGCTGCTTCTAACAATGGTGTAGATGATGCCCGTGCTTTAATTGAACGCTGTACTTTAGCACCAATAGCAGGACGTTATCGAATTTTTATTCTTGATGAATGCCACTGCTTAACCGGCAATGCCTTCAATGCTTTACTTAAATGTATTGAAGAACCACCACCTCATGTGGTTTTTATTCTCTGCACCACAGAACAGCACAAGGTTTTACCTACTATTGTCAGTCGTTGTCAGGTGTTTAATTTCCGCACTTTATCAATTCAAACAATTGTGCAGCATCTCCGTATTATAGCAGATGCGGAATCTATTTCTATTAATGAAGAGGCACTGATTGCGATCGCTCGACTGAGTGATGGTGGTTTACGGGATGCCCTGCAATTACTCGGTCAAGCCAGTCTTTTAGATGTAGATATCACTGCCCATCATGTCATGGAAATCGTTGGTGGTGTCACAGAAGCAGAGCTAATGGCTATTTTACAGGCTATCTCTACCAACAACACTTTTAACTTGCTGCAAGTTGCTAGAGAATTGGTAGACTCTGGGAAAACGCCCAAATTGATTATCTCAAATTTACTGCAAACATACCGAGATTTACTGATTATCAAGTCTGCACCGCAGGAACAAGCTTTACTAACTGGTTGTGTTAGTCATACTCAACTCAAAGCTTTTGCCAAACACTGGAATTTTGAGACACTGAATTTGTCTTTAGCCGAGTTACAAAAAGCGGAAAATTATCTGCGGTATACGGTAAATGCAGCAGTGTGGCTGGAGGTTTGTTTACTCAATTTGCTGCCCGGTTTATTGCCTGGGGGTGCAACGAAGACGGTAAATCTGAAACCTGGGCATGATGGCAAATTGTTACCAACTTTTGGCACGTACACCATCAACAAGGTAACTGATAAACCTGTGGATGATCCAGGTAAAGATAGCTTGTTACCAGCAGTTGCAACCAATACCGCTAATACTTCTAATACTGCTAATTTAGCGCAAATATGGCAGCAGGTGATGGATAAGGCGAAACCCAACCATCAAAAGCTGTTGGCTCATGCAAATCTGGTGAAATTGCAAGGGTCTAAGGCAATTTTAGAGGTGACACCAGCTTACCTGCAAAAGTTTGAGAATAGCAAGGAGGCGATCGCTAAAATGCTGCAACGAGCTACCCAAAGTCCAAAACCTTTGACTGTGTTGATTAAAACTGCCAATCTCAGTAATAATGGGAGGGTCAGAGGATGA